The window TTAATTCTTTTGCAAAGAGCTCAGCTCTTTCGGCAATTGTGCGGTCATATGCCTCAACTGTAGCAAAAGTCCGCGTATCAATAATATGTGCAATGACAATTTTTGATTCATTTCTTTTTGCAACAGCGATTGCTTTTTTAAATGCCCATTCAGCCTCTTTAGATCCGTCAACTGCGACAAGGATTTTTTTATACGTTAGTGCCATAATATAATCCCTCCTTATACTTTAATTATACAATATAAAGAACATGTATTTGTAAAAACATTTAGAAAAATATATGAATAAATACATTCTTTTAAAATGGACAGAGTAAATTGTAGAAGTGTTGTTATTTAGTATGCTCAAACAGGAAGACAATTTAACTCACAAGATATAAATATTAAAGGAATTAATTAGGAGGTTTAACAAACTATTATGCGTATAGGTGTTCCGAAGGAAATAAAAAACAATGAAAGCCGTGTGGCGATGACACCGGCTGGAGTCGTCAATCTAACTAAAGAGGGCCATGAAGTATATATTGAAACCGGGGCAGGTCTTGGCTCTGCCTTCAGTGATGAAGAATATATAGAAGCTGGAGCGTCCATTGTATCAACAGCAAAAGAAGCCTGGTCAATGGATATGGTGATGAAGGTAAAGGAGCCTTTGCCAAGTGAGTACACTTATTTCAGAGAGGGCTTGATATTATTTACATATTTACATTTGGCCCCGGAACCTGAATTAACAAGAGCTCTGCTAGAAAACAAGGTGGTAGGGATTGCCTATGAAACGGTTCAGCTGCCAAATAGGAGTCTGCCTCTATTAACACCGATGAGTGAGGTGGCAGGAAGAATGGCGGCACAGGTAGGGGCCCAATTTCTTGAAAAAATTTATGGCGGTAAAGGAATCCTTCTTTCCGGTGTGCCTGGTGTGAAGCGAGGAAATGTGACGGTTATTGGCGGCGGTGTCGCCGGTACGAATGCGGCTAAAATTGCTATAGGACTTGGTGCTAAGGTGACGATACTCGATGTGAATCCAGAGCGTTTACGGCAGCTGGATGATATTTTCGGTTCGCAAATTTCGACTCTTATCTCTAACCCATTTAATATCGCTGAAGCAGTTAAGGAATCTGATCTTGTGATAGGTGCTGTTCTAATTCCTGGAGCCAAAGCACCAACATTAGTGTCGGAAGAAATGATCAAATCAATGAGTCCTGGTTCCGTTATTGTCGATATTGCAATCGATCAGGGCGGTATTTTTGAAACTACCGACCGCATTACAACACATGATAATCCAACCTATGTGAAGCACGGAGTGGTGCATTATGCCGTTGCTAATATGCCAGGTGCGGTTCCACGTACTTCAACGATTGCCTTGACAAATGTAACTGTTCCGTATGCTGTACAAATTGCCAACAAAGGCTATAAACAAGCCTGTCTTGACAACGAAGCATTATTAAAAGGAATGAACACATTAAATGGCTATGTTACCTATGAAGAAGTGGCAAAAAGCTTAAACCTAGATTATTTAGATGTTAAAGCAGTGCTTAACATGTAAGATAAGAAAGAGCTGTCCCCTAGTGGGACAGCTCTTTTGAATGGATTTATTTAATTGTTTGCAGTTCCTTAGGGAATTTCGTCAATATTTCTACTCCGTTCGCTGTCACAAATACATCATCTTCAATTCGGACACCTGCAATATTTGGTACATAAATACCTGGTTCAATCGTATAAACCATTCCGGCTTCAAGCATTAATGAATTCGTTTCGGTAACAGAAGGGTATTCATGAACGCCTATACCTAAGCCATGACCGAGCCGATGCGGGAAATATTCCCCATACCCAGCATTACGGATAATGTTTCTGGCTGTAGTATCGACTTCCGAACAGGCTACACCTGGTTTACTCGCTTCAATCGCTGCAAGTTGTGCTTTGAGGACCGTATCATATATCTCATGCTGTTGATCTGTGATATCACCGTAAGCTACTGTTCTTGTGATATCAGAGCAGTAGCCGTCAACAACGACACCTAAATCAAATAGGACCAAATCTCCTTTTTTAATTTTCGTTAAGCCAGGAGTACCATGGGGCGAAGCTCCATTTGCTCCTGTCAGTACCATGGTCGCAAAGGACATCTGGGTAATCCCTTTCTTTTTTAGTTCGTATTCGATGACCGCTAAAATATCTAATTCCGTTTTACCCTCTTTAATTTCAGAGCAGCCTACTTCAATAGCATAATCTGCTAATGCACAGGCCTCACGGATTATGGTGATTTCTTTCTCATCTTTAATCATTCGTAGCTTACGAAGATTCTCCTCAGCAGATACAAAGGCTGCTTCAGGGAAGAGAGAGGAAAG of the Bacillus tuaregi genome contains:
- the ald gene encoding alanine dehydrogenase, which codes for MRIGVPKEIKNNESRVAMTPAGVVNLTKEGHEVYIETGAGLGSAFSDEEYIEAGASIVSTAKEAWSMDMVMKVKEPLPSEYTYFREGLILFTYLHLAPEPELTRALLENKVVGIAYETVQLPNRSLPLLTPMSEVAGRMAAQVGAQFLEKIYGGKGILLSGVPGVKRGNVTVIGGGVAGTNAAKIAIGLGAKVTILDVNPERLRQLDDIFGSQISTLISNPFNIAEAVKESDLVIGAVLIPGAKAPTLVSEEMIKSMSPGSVIVDIAIDQGGIFETTDRITTHDNPTYVKHGVVHYAVANMPGAVPRTSTIALTNVTVPYAVQIANKGYKQACLDNEALLKGMNTLNGYVTYEEVAKSLNLDYLDVKAVLNM
- a CDS encoding M24 family metallopeptidase; this encodes MNHRLTNMSKWMNQNEVDISIITSTENVFYLSGFYSDPHERVLALVLFQEEEPFLICPGMEKEDAKASGWSYDIIGYSDVENPWELARQAIEKRKQKITKLAVEKEHMNVERYEALSSLFPEAAFVSAEENLRKLRMIKDEKEITIIREACALADYAIEVGCSEIKEGKTELDILAVIEYELKKKGITQMSFATMVLTGANGASPHGTPGLTKIKKGDLVLFDLGVVVDGYCSDITRTVAYGDITDQQHEIYDTVLKAQLAAIEASKPGVACSEVDTTARNIIRNAGYGEYFPHRLGHGLGIGVHEYPSVTETNSLMLEAGMVYTIEPGIYVPNIAGVRIEDDVFVTANGVEILTKFPKELQTIK